A genomic region of Rhipicephalus sanguineus isolate Rsan-2018 chromosome 3, BIME_Rsan_1.4, whole genome shotgun sequence contains the following coding sequences:
- the LOC119385733 gene encoding piggyBac transposable element-derived protein 2-like, with the protein MDISIVAFSRTLNLRRRRSSGNIMANAESGAGIPVTSFYSCHRTRSARLQAATDALFEELDNGNLSDVDGEFDDSDDEGVLPCASDEAPMESDSESSDDESALDTSGGWRRKSFKAPDSTYKGDVHEASELGELQSPYEYFKGYVPNSVFLELAEKTNRYSVFHEGSSVNTNEAEIRRLVALHLTMGVLHYPRLRLYWKPNMRCDLVACAGLSRNRFEKLRNNLHIVDVNYPDATDRLWKVRPLLDIFQSKCKSLVAEERLCIDEQMVPFKGRLDIKQYVKGKPNPWGIKIFMLCGESGLVYDFLPYQGSTTKIEDHIKQQYGVTGAIVLRLAGRIPSGVGHKLFFDNYFTSLPLLREMLCKKIFAAGTVRSNRCEKCPLKTEKELKKSGRGSSDCVVSADGNIAVTRWMDNRTVTLASNFIAIEDEDSVRRWNKAEKCYVDVKRPAVINAYNRSMGGVDKVDFLISLYRTTIRSRKWTLRMTFHFMNLAVVNAWLEYRRDADKQNLPKQLDLLDFTLRVIEALSAAGSKPVAPKRGRPSLSPLQVSKHPRMAENRPVQDVRFDQLGHFPLHDETRERRCKMEGCTGRTRLMCEKCKVHLCITKSRNCFRAFHMRV; encoded by the exons ATGGACATCAGTATTGTCGCGTTTTCTCGAACGCTGAATTTACGACGAAGAAGAAGCAGCGGCAACATCATGGCGAACGCGGAGTCCG GTGCGGGTATAcctgtgacttcgttttattcGTGTCACCGTACCCGTTCCGCACGGCTACAAGCAGCAACGGACGCGCTGTTTGAGGAGCTCGACAACGGCAACCTATCCGACGTAGACGGCGAATTTGATGACTCGGACGACGAGGGTGTGCTGCCTTGTGCTTCTGATGAAGCTCCAATGGAGAGCGACAGTGAAAGCTCCGATGACGAGAGTGCACTGGACACATCTGGCGGCTGGAGACGAAAATCGTTCAAGGCGCCAGACTCAACATACAAAGGTGATGTCCACGAAGCATCAGAACTCGGAGAGTTGCAGTCCCCCTACGAATATTTCAAAGGGTATGTGCCAAATAGTGTATTTCTGGAGCTGGCTGAAAAAACAAACCGGTACTCGGTGTTTCACGAAGGGAGCTCCGTCAACACCAACGAGGCAGAGATAAGGCGTCTAGTCGCCCTACATCTCACAATGGGTGTTCTCCATTACCCGAGGCTCAGACTCTATTGGAAGCCGAACATGAGGTGCGATCTCGTGGCGTGTGCAGGATTGTCGCGCAACCGCTTCGAAAAGTTGCGAAATAACCTGCACATTGTGGATGTGAATTACCCTGATGCTACTGACCGTCTCTGGAAAGTAAGGCCATTGCTTGATATCTTCCAAAGCAAGTGTAAGTCACTTGTAGCAGAGGAACGCCTCTGCATAGATGAACAGATGGTGCCTTTCAAAGGGCGCCTCGACATCAAGCAGTATGTCAAAGGAAAGCCGAACCCATGGGGCATCAAAATATTTATGCTCTGCGGCGAGTCTGGCCTTGTATATGACTTTCTGCCCTATCAGGGTTCCACAACAAAGATCGAAGACCACATCAAACAGCAGTATGGTGTTACAGGCGCAATAGTGCTGCGTTTAGCTGGCCGAATTCCATCTGGTGTGGGACACAAGCTTTTTTTTGACAACTATTTTACGTCGCTGCCACTTCTCCGTGAAATGCTgtgtaaaaaaatatttgctgcCGGCACTGTAAGATCGAACAGGTGTGAAAAGTGCCCTTTGAAGACTGAAAAAGAATTGAAAAAAAGTGGCCGCGGTTCTTCAGACTGCGTTGTGAGCGCCGATGGAAATATAGCGGTAACAAGGTGGATGGATAACAGGACTGTGACCCTTGCATCCAACTTTATTGCTATCGAGGACGAAGATAGCGTTCGTCGTTGGAACAAAGCCGAAAAGTGTTACGTGGACGTGAAGCGACCAGCAGTCATCAACGCATACAACCGCAGCATGGGTGGGGTCGATAAAGTAGACTTCCTGATTTCTCTTTATCGGACTACCATTCGCTCCCGAAAGTGGACGTTGAGAATGACGTTTCATTTCATGAACCTCGCAGTGGTGAACGCTTGGCTTGAGTACAGGCGTGACGCAGACAAACAGAACCTCCCTAAGCAGCTTGACCTGCTCGACTTCACTCTCAGAGTCATTGAGGCCCTGTCAGCAGCTGGATCGAAACCTGTGGCACCCAAGAGGGGAAGGCCTTCACTCTCACCATTGCAGGTTTCAAAACACCCGAGAATGGCAGAAAACAGACCTGTCCAAGATGTAAGGTTTGATCAGCTGGGACATTTCCCACTTCACGATGAAACGAGGGAAAGAAGGTGCAAGATGGAAGGCTGCACAGGAAGGACCCGCCTAATGTGTGAGAAGTGCAAGGTTCACCTGTGCATAACAAAGTCACGAAATTGCTTCAGAGCTTTCCATATGCGTGTATAA